The Tepidibacter aestuarii genome contains a region encoding:
- a CDS encoding AAA family ATPase: protein MYLKSIRLENFRKFGNSNNVIGFVDSRAFKECQDGVEGLNVAKTTTLILGKNNTGKTTVIKAMESLLDKGTGFSFTNINMSYLKRIFNEYISSIGTENIVPAVPKIKIDIIIGLEDNSSDLISNLGPFMTIANAQNSELIIRVVYEPENIEEFVSRIDEVIGADQNAYGKYVKLVKATPFKIRYFNAGDEPVKNFQLKQLIELRSIKANNVTSEYCLSNAFNKIVKYRASRLEQQSGVEGILESFNESVTEQLQSEHTDSINESVGKIESSGHIGFHLSSDVSFDDMLNKLVKYEYVENGLYIPENQFGLGYTNLMMIIADLIEYMEKYPEDSFNSKINLISIEEPETFMHPQMQENFIKSINEAIITLLEGRNKNVNSQLIITTHSSHILNSKIHSGDSFDYINYITFNENESEVVCLKDGLVAPNEPGEENKDKNKKDFEFLKKHIKYRVSELFFSDAVIFVEGITEEVLLNYHLDNDETLNKHYITVFNINGAHGLVYHNLIQALKVPTLIVTDLDIKREKPEREAYLKMTSLNSRVTTNQTLIKYNEHGECIETINLNVPIENMKIVYQQLDNGVYPTSFEEAFILANHDNDILKEVLKEVKRNTYLKIVNEEGGLKEQSYKLQRKLSNSKSDFANSLLYRYLQEETLEHIPSLPQYITDGLSWLKTELGGGE, encoded by the coding sequence AGGCAATGGAATCATTACTTGATAAAGGTACCGGATTTAGTTTCACCAACATAAATATGAGCTATTTGAAGAGGATATTTAATGAATATATCTCTTCAATTGGAACAGAGAATATAGTTCCTGCCGTACCTAAAATTAAAATTGATATTATTATTGGCTTAGAAGATAATAGTTCAGATCTTATTAGCAATCTAGGTCCTTTCATGACAATTGCAAATGCTCAAAATTCTGAGTTGATTATTCGAGTGGTATATGAGCCAGAAAATATTGAAGAATTTGTTAGTAGGATAGATGAAGTTATTGGAGCTGACCAGAATGCATACGGAAAGTATGTTAAGTTAGTAAAAGCTACGCCGTTTAAAATCCGATATTTCAATGCAGGTGATGAACCAGTAAAGAACTTTCAGTTGAAGCAGTTAATTGAACTACGTTCTATAAAAGCTAATAATGTTACTAGTGAGTATTGTCTTTCAAATGCTTTCAATAAGATTGTGAAGTATCGAGCTTCTAGACTTGAACAGCAAAGCGGTGTTGAGGGTATACTTGAATCTTTTAATGAATCCGTTACTGAACAATTACAATCAGAGCATACAGATAGTATTAATGAATCTGTAGGAAAAATTGAGTCATCAGGGCATATTGGTTTTCATCTTAGTTCTGATGTTTCATTTGATGATATGCTTAATAAGCTCGTAAAATATGAGTATGTTGAGAATGGTCTTTATATACCTGAAAACCAATTTGGTTTGGGATATACAAATCTTATGATGATAATTGCAGATCTTATAGAGTATATGGAGAAGTACCCAGAAGATTCTTTTAATAGTAAGATAAATTTGATATCTATAGAAGAACCTGAAACTTTTATGCATCCTCAGATGCAAGAGAATTTTATTAAGAGTATAAATGAAGCTATTATTACTTTACTTGAAGGAAGGAATAAAAATGTTAATAGCCAGCTGATAATTACAACACATTCATCACATATACTAAATAGTAAAATACACAGTGGTGATTCATTCGACTACATAAATTATATAACTTTTAATGAAAATGAGTCAGAAGTTGTATGTCTGAAAGACGGATTAGTTGCTCCAAATGAACCAGGAGAAGAGAATAAAGATAAAAATAAGAAAGATTTTGAGTTCCTTAAGAAGCATATAAAATATAGAGTTTCTGAACTTTTTTTCTCTGATGCAGTTATCTTTGTTGAAGGAATTACAGAAGAAGTATTATTAAACTATCATTTAGATAATGATGAGACGTTGAATAAGCATTATATCACAGTTTTTAATATCAACGGTGCTCACGGTCTTGTTTATCACAACTTAATACAAGCATTGAAAGTGCCAACGTTAATAGTAACAGATTTAGACATTAAGCGTGAGAAACCTGAGAGAGAAGCTTATTTAAAAATGACGTCGTTAAATAGTAGAGTTACGACTAATCAGACTCTAATTAAATATAATGAACATGGAGAATGTATTGAAACTATCAACTTGAATGTACCGATTGAAAATATGAAGATTGTTTATCAACAACTAGATAATGGTGTGTATCCAACAAGTTTTGAAGAAGCGTTTATTTTGGCAAATCATGATAATGATATCCTTAAAGAAGTACTAAAGGAAGTGAAGAGAAATACATATTTAAAAATAGTAAATGAAGAAGGCGGGTTGAAAGAACAGTCATATAAACTTCAAAGAAAGCTATCTAATAGCAAAAGCGATTTCGCTAATAGTCTGTTATATAGATACCTTCAGGAGGAAACACTAGAACATATTCCATCATTGCCACAATACATTACCGACGGGCTATCTTGGCTAAAAACTGAATTGGGTGGAGGTGAATAA